One genomic region from Quercus robur chromosome 4, dhQueRobu3.1, whole genome shotgun sequence encodes:
- the LOC126723436 gene encoding nascent polypeptide-associated complex subunit alpha-like protein 1, which yields MTAQTQEELLAAHLEQQAIDPDEPVLEDEDDDDEDDDDDDKDDDEVEGQHDGDASGRSKQSRSEKKSRKAMLKLGMKPIPGVSRVTVKKSKNILFVISKPDVFKSPTSDTYVIFGEAKIEDLSSQLQTQAAEQFKAPDLSNVISKPETSAVAQDDEEVDETGVEPKDIELVMTQAGVTRSKAVKALKAADGDIVTAIMDLTN from the exons ATGACTGCCCAAACCCAGGAAGAGCTTCTCGCTGCCCATCTCGAACAGCAAGCCATCGAt CCTGATGAGCCTGTGCTTGAGGacgaagatgatgatgatgaggatgatgatgatgatgacaaggATGATGATGAAGTTGAGG GACAACATGATGGAGATGCAAGTGGTAGGTCGAAGCAAAGCAGAAGTGAAAAGAAAAGTCGCAAAGCAATGTTGAAGCTTGGCATGAAACCTATCCCGGGTGTTAGCCGAGTCACTGTCAAAAAGAGCAAGAAT ATATTGTTTGTCATCTCAAAACCCGATGTTTTCAAGAGTCCAACTTCAGACACGTATGTAATCTTTGGGGAGGCAAAGATCGAGGATTTGAGCTCTCAACTACAGACTCAGGCTGCAGAGCAGTTTAAGGCTCCTGATCTCAGCAATGTGATTTCCAAACCTGAGACTTCGGCTGTGGCTCAAGATGATGAAGAAGTAGATGAGACTGGAGTGGAACCCAAGGACATAGAGTTGGTGATGACACAGGCAGGAGTCACTAGGTCAAAGGCTGTGAAGGCATTGAAGGCTGCAGATGGAGACATAGTTACTGCCATCATGGATCTTACCAACTGA